In one window of Gossypium hirsutum isolate 1008001.06 chromosome A01, Gossypium_hirsutum_v2.1, whole genome shotgun sequence DNA:
- the LOC121218424 gene encoding replication factor C subunit 3, which produces MPSPATIPRRSSSDPDLTVTTSKPKTLIVTPPSSRSSASVSRGKKSSYWISWSNISKLGDFIDRQKKESDLTEESLHEHNKLHGIYSHKFRLNNFIGDEEVDEKYNKCSPYYKGLTDSTLRINREKNVSGADSPGRESQTTTVFSTSSSSLSILFGKVQELGSSCFTCTRTGDYYKDPDVLKPVKATNPSLPVPCSNTTSMKDIKPEIKEAEDNPLDVQLVFKEKPLRERVREPSAAPPTVTKTVVEKKEAEVNQKFILADKYRPKALKDFICNRSEALRVQDLVKSGEFSHIIFEGPAGVGKRTMIRAVIREIFGSDRVQTTDECKPYYLKGESVRRMDVNIRESSKHVEVNLSDLKGYEKHVIVELMKETQPKKPFSYDPQNYKGNTITPTPYTAKSYTSIVLCEADKLSTDALLYIRWLLLRYKAGNKVFFCCSDISKLQPIRSLCTVIKLLPPSKQEIVEVVEFIAKKEGIVLPPKFGERIANSSKNNLRQAIRSFEACWQSSYPFKEDQIILTGWEEDIANIAKNMVEERSPKQLYIIRGKLQIFIEHDVSPDFIFMSLVGEVKKHLHENLHPQVDALYDEYNRDDENMIESEDEMGTKVIDPVKKNSRIFSRIEEFIARFMSWYNNQSKMANAAVNTPLTADEGTSP; this is translated from the exons ATGCCGAGTCCAGCTACAATCCCCCGACGTTCCTCATCGGATCCGGATCTCACCGTCACAACGTCCAAACCCAAGACCTTAATCGTTACACCTCCGTCTAGTCGTTCCTCGGCGTCTGTTAGCCGTGGTAAGAAATCATCTTACTGGATTAGTTGGAGCAACATCAGTAAACTAGGCGACTTCATCGACCGACAAAAAAAAGAGTCCGATTTAACCGAAGAGAGTCTCCACGAACATAACAAGTTGCATGGAATATATTCTCATAAGTTTCGTCTTAATAATTTCATTGGTGATGAAGAAGTCGATGAAAAGTACAATAAATGCAGCCCTTATTACAAAGGCCTCACTGATTCGACACTTAGGATTAATCGTGAAAAGAACGTGTCCGGAGCCGATAGTCCTGGTCGAGAAAGCCAAACGACGACCGTTTTCAGTACGAGTTCGAGCTCTCTTTCGATTTTGTTCGGTAAAGTTCAAGAACTCGGTTCTAGTTGTTTTACTTGTACAAGAACTGGTGATTATTACAAGGATCCTGATGTTCTCAAACCCGTTAAAGCAACTAATCCTTCATTACCAGTACCATGTTCTAATACAACTTCAATGAAGGATATAAAACCGGAGATAAAGGAGGCTGAGGACAATCCTCTTGATGTTCAATTAGTTTTTAAGGAGAAGCCATTGAGGGAGAGAGTACGGGAACCATCGGCTGCACCACCGACGGTAACCAAAACCGTTGTCGAGAAAAAAGAAGCCGAGGTGAATCAAAAGTTCATATTGGCGGATAAGTACCGACCCAAAGCTTTGAAAGATTTCATCTGCAATCGAAGTGAAGCACTTCGGGTGCAGGATCTG GTGAAAAGCGGAGAATTTAGTCACATTATATTTGAAGGACCTGCCGGTGTTGGGAAAAGAACTATGATAAGAGCTGTAATTCGTGAAATTTTCGGATCTGATCGAGTTCAG ACCACGGACGAGTGCAAGCCATATTATTTGAAG GGGGAATCAGTAAGAAGAATGGATGTAAATATAAGGGAATCATCCAAACATGTAGAAGTGAATCTTTCGGATCTAAAAGGATACGAGAAGCATGTGATTGTGGAACTAATGAAGGAAACACAACCTAAAAAACCTTTCTCATACGACCCTCAAAACTATAAAGGTAATACAATAACCCCCACTCCATATACAGCAAAATCCTATACTT CAATTGTTTTATGTGAAGCAGACAAGCTAAGTACAGATGCATTACTGTACATTCGATGGCTGTTACTAAGGTATAAAGCGGGAAATAAAGTTTTCTTCTGCTGCTCCGATATCTCTAAGCTTCAGCCGATTAGATCACTTTGCACTGTCATTAAGCTACTTCCACCTTCAAAACAAGAG ATTGTTGAAGTAGTGGAATTTATAGCAAAGAAAGAAGGTATAGTTTTGCCACCTAAGTTTGGTGAAAGGATAGCTAATAGTTCAAAGAATAATCTGCGTCAAGCCATTCGTTCATTCGAAGCCTGTTGGCAATCAAG TTATCCTTTCAAGGAAGATCAGATAATATTAACGGGATGGGAAGAAGACATTGCAAATATAGCCAAGAACATGGTGGAGGAGCGAAGTCCAAAACA GCTATATATCATTCGAGGAAAGCTTCAAATTTTCATTGAGCATGATGTGTCTCCTGACTTCATATTCATG TCATTGGTTGGAGAAGTGAAAAAGCACTTGCATGAGAACTTGCATCCTCAAGTAGATGCTTTATATGATGAATACAAT AGGGatgatgaaaacatgattgagAGTGAAGATGAAATGGGGACGAAAGTTATTGATCCGGTCAAAAAGAACAGTCGGATTTTCTCCAGAATCGAAG AGTTTATAGCTAGATTCATGAGCTGGTACAATAATCAATCAAAGATGGCAAATGCAGCAGTCAACACGCCCTTGACCGCCGATGAAGGGACTTCACCCTGA